A single Antechinus flavipes isolate AdamAnt ecotype Samford, QLD, Australia chromosome 5, AdamAnt_v2, whole genome shotgun sequence DNA region contains:
- the LOC127538855 gene encoding cytochrome c-like — MGDMEKGKKIFMQKCAQCHMVEKRGKHRTGHNLPRLFSHKTGQSLGFFYTDTNKNKGITWGEDTLMEYLENSKKYIQGTRMIFAGIKKKGKKADLIAYLKKATNE; from the coding sequence ATGGGGGACATGGAGAAGGGCAAGAAGATCTTCATGCAAAAGTGTGCCCAATGCCACATGGTGGAGAAGAGGGGCAAGCACAGGACCGGCCACAACCTGCCCAGGCTCTTCAGCCACAAGACTGGTCAGTCTCTGGGCTTCTTCTACACAGACACCAACAAGAACAAAGGTATCACCTGGGGAGAGGATACCTTGATGGAATACCTGGAAAACTCCAAGAAGTACATCCAGGGTACAAGGATGATCTTTGCGGGCattaagaagaagggaaaaaaggcagACTTGATAGCCTATCTCAAGAAGGCCACCAATGAGTAA